Genomic segment of Rhodococcus rhodochrous:
CACCGAGTCGCATGGCGACCTCGACGGTGGCGTCGTAGTTCTTCGAGGTGGTCTCCTTCGCGAGCTTCACAGCTGCGAGGGGGCTGTACAGGTTGTCCGAGTCGATCTTCTCGGCCGCGGCGAGGTATGCCTTGCTGCGCTTTGCCATGTTCTTTCCTAACTTCTCACCGGCAGGTGAATGGTTCGGGCGTGGTAGCGGGCCTGGCCGGCCCTCCCACGAGTGCTACTGCAGGCCGGGGACTGCTCCCCGGAACAGTGAGGGCTCAGCCCTCGACCGTGATGCCCATCGACCGAGCGGTGCCGGCGATGATCTTCGCGGCAGCCTCGATGTCGTTGGCATTCAGGTCTTCCTGCTTGGTCTTGGCGATCTCGCGCACCTGATCCATGGTCACCTTGGCGACCTTGGTCTTGTGCGGCTCGCCGGAGCCCTTCTGCACGCCTGCGGCCTTGAGCAGGAGCTTTGCGGCCGGCGGGGTCTTCAGCTTGAAGTCGAACGAGCGGTCCTCGTAGACCGTGATCTCGACCGGCACGACGTTGCCACGCTGCGACTCGGTCGCGGCGTTGTACGCCTTGCAGAACTCCATGATGTTGACGCCGTGCTGACCCAGCGCGGGGCCGACCGGCGGAGCCGGGTTGGCCTGGCCGGCCTGGATCTGGAGCTTGATGAGCCCGGCGATCTTCTTCTTCTTGGGGGGCATCTCTATTCCTAGTTTCTTGCTCGGTGTGGTTCTTGCGTACTGCTACTGCAAGCTTGTGCGCGCCGGATGCCGGCGCCGTCGGGTCCCGGGGACCGTCAGATCTTCGACACCTGGTTGAACGACAACTCCACGGGAGTCTCACGGCCGAAGATCGACACCAGGACCTTGAGCTTCTGCTGCTCGGCGTTGACCTCGCTGATGGAGGCGGGCAGCGTCGCGAACGGGCCGTCCATCACGGTGACGGACTCGCCGACCTCGAAGTCCACCTCGATGGCGGGCTTCGCAGCGGCGGCGGGAGCCTGCTCGCCTGCGGCCGGAGCACCGGCCGCCGGCTTCTTCTTCGCCTGCTGCGGGAGGAGGAACTTCACGACCTCCTTGATCGTCAGCGGCGACGGACGCGACGTGGCTCCGACGAAGCCGGTCACGCCGGGCGTGTTCCGGACGGCACCCCACGACTCGTCGTTGAGTTCCATCCGGACGAGGATGTAGCCGGGCAGGACCTTGCGGTTGACCTGCTTGCGCTGACCGTTCTTGATCTCGGTGACCTCTTCGGTCGGCACCTCGACCTGGAAGATGTAATCGGCGAGGTCGAGGTTCTGGACGCGGGTCTCGAGGTTGGTCTTGACCTTGTTCTCGTAACCGGCGTAGGAGTGCACGACGTACCAGTCGCCGGGCTCACGCCGCAGCTGCTTCTCGAGGGCCTCGGCCGGATCGACCTCGTCCTCTTCGGCGGGCGCGTCAGCGGCGTCCTCCGCTGCGTCGGAGACATCGGCATCGGACTCGACATCGGTGCCGGACTCGACAGCAGCGTCGGACTCGGAAACCTCGGTGTCCGCATCCGCCGACTCGGCCGTCACGTCGTCAACCAAGGCCTCGTCCGAAACGTGCTCCTCGGCCGAAGCCTCGTACGAGTCGTTCTCGGGGGTGCTCACCGGGCACTTTCCTCTCGTCGATCACATTTTTCGTCTCGCGCGGACAGGCGCTAACCGAACAACCAGCTGACGCCCTGTACGAACGCCAGATCCAATCCGAAGATGAACGCCGTCATGACGGTCACGAACGCAAGGACCACGAGTGTGTAGGTGGTCAACTGCTTGCGGTTGGGCCAGATCACCTTGCGGAGCTCGGCGACGACCTCACGGAAGAAGCGCACGAGTCGCTTGAAGATGTTCTCGGACTTCGCGGCGGGACGATCGCTCACGGCCGTGGCCGAACGCGACGTCTTCTTCATGGACACCGCGCTCGTCGTGGAAGCCGAGGAACCGGCTGCACCACGACGGGTGGCCCGCTTGCCGGTCGGCCGAGCAGCCGCGGAGGAACCGTCGGGGGTCGCGCCGGTAGCCGTTTCAGCGTCGCCGGGGATGTTCCCTGCGGTGCCGCTGTGGCGCTGACCGCGCTCCTCGCTCACATCGTTCCTCTCGGTCGCTGGCAGTCCGGGGGCAGGGGCGACAGGACTTGAACCTGCAACCTGCGGTTTTGGAGACCGCTGCTCTGCCAATTGAGCTACGCCCCTCTGGTCGGACATCCACACTCGTACGAAGCGAGTGTCCGGAACCGACCCATCTGCGACCACATGACACGCGCGCTACCCCGTCGGGCCGTTACGGCCTTCGTAGAGCAGCGCGCTGCTATGCGATCCCAGAAGCCTAAGTGTACTGCATTGCCCCGGGACAAACCCAATCCGCTCGGCCGTCAGGCCAAACGGACCGTTGCCGTGGCCCGACCGAAGATCTTGCGACCGTCGGACTTCGCCACGATAGCGACCACTGCTGTCTTGCTCTCCGCGTCCACCGACTTGATCTTGCCTGTGAACTCGATCTCGGCGGCCTTGTCGGCCTCCACATATACCGGACTGGTGAACCGAACGTTGTATTCGGTCACCGCGCCGGGGTCTCCCAGCCACTCCGTGACGAAGCCGGCCGCGATGCCCATCGAGAGCATGCCGTGCCCGACGACGTCGCGCAAGCCGGCCAGTTCGGCCACCTTGTCGCTCCAGTGGATCGGGTTGGGATCGCCCGACACACCTGCATAGTTGACCAGATTTCCGCGCGTGAGCGTGACGACCTTCGACGGAAGCTCGTCCCCTACCGCGACATCCGCGAAACTACGGAGTGTCACTGTGCATCACCACATCCTTGACCGCGTGCGCGATGTTGTCGTCGACCTCGCCACCGGAACGGGCGACGAGCGTCGTCCAGGACGTGAGCACGAGATTGTCGTACTGATCGGTGATCACGTTCTTGGTGGTGATGATGTCGCTGCCGGCAGCCTGACGGAAATCGTCGAGGTAGACGTCGCAGAACAGCCTGTCGCCGGCCTGGATCGGGCGATGGTAGACCATCCGCTGGTCGGTCTGCATGATCTGGCTCAGGTCGTATCCGGTGACGACCTCTTCGAACAGCTTGCGCTGCGCGATCATGCCGACGATCGAGACGAAGGTCAGCGGCGCGATCACTCCGTCGTACCCCAGCCCGCGGGCTGCGTCGTCGTCGTGATGCGCCGGATGCGAATCGCGCACGGCACGGGCGTACTCGCGGATCTTCTCGCGACCCACCTCGTAGTAGTCGTCCACCCGGTAGTGGTGGCCGACCATGGACTTGGCGTGCGCGGCGGCATCGAACGGGATCCCGGCCTGTTCGGTCGCGTCCACCGATTCCTGGTTCTCGAGTACGTTCGTCATACGCAAAACCTCCGCAATTCCGACGACGCCAACTGGCACGGTCGGTATTGCGGAGACCTTACGCGTCGACGTCGTTCCGACCGGCTACTTGGACTCGCGGTGCGACTGGTGCGTACCGCAGTTCGGGCAGAACTTCTTCAGTTCGAGCCGGTCGGGGTCGTTGCGACGGTTCTTCTTGGTGATGTAGTTGCGGTGCTTGCACACCTCGCAGGCCAAGGTGATCTTCGGCCGAACGTCAGTAGAGGAGGCCACGGGATGCCTTCTTTCGCGTCAATCCGATCAGTATCGATCAGGGTGGATCAATGAACTTTTGGTAGCGGTGACCGGACTTGAACCGGCGACGCAACGATTATGAGTCGTTTGCTCTACCAACTGAGCTACACCGCCTCGGTGCCGAGTGTCGCTACGAAGGCGGCACCTCAATCCAGCGAGCCCCCTGACGGAATCGAACCGTCGACCTTTTCCTTACCATGGAAACGCTCTGCCGACTGAGCTAAGGGGGCGTGGCCTCCGGAGCATCTCTGCTCGCTGCGGCCTCCAAAAGATTACACACACTCGGTCCTGGTGCAAAATCCGCTGGTAGAGGCCCATAAACGGCGCTCCTCCCCGAGCTCTGTGCACCCGCACGCACCCGTGCCCACACGTACGCGCGCGGAGGGCCGGCGGTGGGTACAGGGCGCAGGACGGAACGGCACCGCGTGCCGAGCCGGCCTGAACCTCGGGAGAGTCCCGGGAGAGCAGGACCCACACTCCCGGACCACACTCCCGGACCACACTCCAGGGCCTGCGCTACAAGGACCTGCACTACAGAGAACCCGCACTACAGAGACCCCGGAATGCAGAACGGCCCCGGTTCCGAAGAACCGGGGCCGTTCCGGTGGCAGGTGTAGGATTCGAACCTACGTAGGCGTAAGCCGACGGATTTACAGTCCGCTCCCATTGGCCGCTCGGGCAACCTGCCGGGTGCGATCGGGACCGCGTCCTCGATGCGTTTGGAAGAATACAACGCATACCCCCCCGAAACGCAAACCGAGTGGTCACAGCCCCGCGCGACCCGATAGCGTCGGGTGGACAGAACCCTTACAGACCGACCCGGAAGTGGAGTGAGACGTGGCTGATTCGTCGTTCGATGTGGTGAGCAAGGTCGACCGCCAGGAAGTGGACAACGCGCTGAACCAGGCGGCGAAGGAGATCGCCAACCGCTTCGATTTCCGGAACACCGGGGCGCACATCGAGTGGTCGGGTGACGAGGCCATCACGATCTCGGCCGAGACCGAGGACCGCGCACTCGCCGCGCTGGAGGTCTTCAAGGAGAAGCTGATCCGCCGAGACCTCTCGCTGAAGTCCTTCGACGCCGGCGAGCCGACGCAGTCCGGCAAGGTCTACAAGATCACCGGAACCCTGGTTCAGGGCATCAGCCAGGAGAACGCCAAGAAGATCTCCAAGCTCATCCGTGACGAGGGCCCCAAGGGCGTCAAGGCGCAGATCCAGGGCGAGGAGCTGCGCGTGACCAGCAAGAAGCGCGACGACCTGCAGGCCGTCATCTCGCTGCTCAAGAATGCCGACCTCGACATCGCCCTGCAGTTCGTCAACTACCGCTAGTTCGTCGAGCACCGCCGGTTCGTCGAGCACCGCCGACGAAACCTCTCCCCTACGACACCGCCCGCGGTTTCCGTCGCGGGCGGTGTCGTCTGTGGGGGTCGTGCGAGTTGTCCGGGGTCAGCGGATCCCGGCCATGCGCTCGAGTCGTTCGATGCGGTCGGTCATCGGCGGGTGCGTCGAGAACAACCGGCTCATCTTGTCGCCCGCCCGGAACGGGTTGGCGATCATCAGGTGCGACTGGGCCGCGAGCTTCGGTTCGGGCGGCAGCGGGGCGGCCTGAGTGCCGAGAGCGAGCTTGCGCAGCGCCGAGGCCAGGGCCAGCGGGTCGCCGGTGAGCTCGGCACCGGACTGGTCGGCCTGGTACTCACGCGACCTCGACACGGCGAGCTTGACGACCGACGCCGCGATGGGGCCGAGCAGGGAAACAAGCAGCAGCGCCAGCGGATTCGCGCCACCCTCCCGGTTGCCGAAGGCCGACGCGAAGAACGCGAAGTTCGCCAGACCCGAGATGACGGCCGCCATCGCGCCGGCGACCGACGAGATGAGGATGTCGCGGTTGTAGACGTGGGCGAGTTCGTGGCCGAGCACCGCGCGCAGTTCCCGTTCGTTCAGGATCTCCAGGATGCCCGTCGTACAGCACACGGCGGCGTTGCGCGGGTTACGTCCCGTGGCGAACGCGTTGGGGGCGTTGGTGGGGCTGATGTAGAGCCTCGGCATGGGCTGGTGCGCCGCGGTCGCGAGCTCGCGCACGATCCGGTACATCGCCGGAGCCTGCACCTCGGTGACCGGCTGGGCGTGCATCGCCCGGAGAGCGAGCTTGTCGCTGTTGAAGTACGCATAACCGTTCATGCCGACGGCGAGCACGATCGATATCAGCAGGATCGTCGAATTCTGGAACAACGCTCCGACGAACACGATCAGCGCGGACATTCCGATCAGCAGACCGGCCGTCTTGAGACGGTTCGAGTATCCGTGCACGTCGCACCCCTTCCGCACCACGATTCCCCACTCGTTCGTCCAACGAACGAGCGCGCGGCGCGGTTCCCGCCCCGAACGGGGCGGGACCACACGACGATGCGTCAGCCGACGCGGGCGACGGTGAAGTCCACGAGGCGACGCAGCGCCTCGTTCGCCGGGCCCTGCGGCAAGGCATCGAGTTCGGCATGGGCGCGGGCGGCGTACGTCGCGAGGGTCGCCTTCGCCGCATCCATTCCCGGCGAGCGGACGAGCAGCTCGAGCGCCTCTGCGACGTGCGCTTCGTCCTCGATGGGACCGACGAGCAGTTCGCGCAGGCGATCGGCCTCCGGCCCGGTCTCCCGCAGCGCGTAGAGCACCGGCAGGGTGTACACACCCTCGCGGAGATCGGTTCCGGGGGTCTTGCCCGACTCCGTGGTGTCGGACGCGATGTCGATGATGTCGTCGACGATCTGGAAGGCGGTGCCGACGGCGTCGCCGAGTCGTTCGAGACGCTCGACATGTTCCGGATCGGCGCCCGAGAACGTACCGCCGAAGCGACCGCTGGCGGCGATCAGCGAACCGGTCTTCTCCCAGATCACCCGCAGGTAGTGCTCGACCGGGTCGTCGTTGCTGCGCACACCGATGGTCTCGCGCATCTGACCGGTGACCAGCTCGGCGAACGTCTCCGCGATGATCTGCACGGCCGACGGACCGAGGGTCGACACCAGTCGCGAGGCATGCGCGAACAGGTAGTCGCCGGCGAGGATCGCGACGCTGTTGCCCCAGCGCACGTTGGCGCTCGGAGCTCCGCGACGCATCGTCGCCTCGTCCATCACGTCGTCGTGGTAGAGCGTCGCGAGGTGCACGAGCTCGACGACGGTCGCCGCCGTCACCACGGCGGGATCGGTGGGCTTCGGCCCGAGCTGCGCGGTGAGGATCGTGAACAGCGGCCGGAACCGCTTGCCACCCGCCTTCGCCAGGTGCAGTGCGGCCTCCGTCAGGAAGTCCTCACCGTCGGACAATTCCTCGACCAGGAGTTTCTCGACGCTCGCGAGGCCGTCCCCGACTGTCGCGGCGAGGACCGGATCGCCGAGTTCCACACCGGCCACGACGGTGCTCGGCGCCGCATCGGCCGAACCGGCGGTCCGAGCCGCCCCCTCAGTGCTCACGATGACGTACCCATCCTGTTCTGTCGCCTCGACTTCACCGTAGTGAACCTAGCCGTTCGTTCCCCGATCCACCTCGTCGAGGCGGCCGATCGCGGCCTGAGAGGATGGAGTGGTGGTGGCCGAACACTCCGCGCGAGATCCGCGGCAATCCCAGTCCTGCGTTCCCGACAGTACCGATGTTCTCGTCGTCGGTGCCGGTCCAGCCGGTTCCGCCGCCGCTGCGTGGGCTGCCCGCGCCGGTCGCGAGGTGCTGCTCGTCGATGCCGCGACCTTCCCTCGCGACAAGACCTGCGGTGACGGACTGACCCCGCGCGCCGTCGCCGAACTCGACGAACTCGGTCTCGGCGACTGGCTGCGCACCCGCACCGTCAACCGCGGTCTGCGTCTCGAGGGCTTCGGTGGCCGCTTCGAACTCCCCTGGCCCGACTCGTCGTTCCCCGTCGTGGGCAGTGCCGTGCCGCGCACCGAGCTCGACGCCCGGATCCGGCAGGTCGCGCTCGACTCGGGTGCCCGTGCCGTGGAGGGAACGAAGGCCGTCGACGTCGAACGCGACGGCGACCGGGTCTCGGCGGTGATCTTCCGCACCGCCGACGGGCCGCGGACAGTCCGGTGCCGCATGTTGATCGTCGCCGACGGCGTGCGCTCTCCGCTCGGCAAGGTGCTCGGGCGTCGCTGGCACCGCGACACCACCTACGGGGTGGCCGCGCGGGCCTACGCCACCTCCCCACGCAGCGACGATCCGTGGATCACTTCGCACCTCGAACTGCGCGACGACGCGGGCACCGTCCAGCCGGGCTACGGCTGGGTGTTCCCGCTCGGCACCGGCGAGGTGAACCTGGGGGTGGGCACCCTCGCGACCGCCTCGCGCCCCGCGAACGGATCGCTGCGACCGCTCATCGACCTGTACGCGCGGCAGCGTCGCCCGGAATGGGAGCTCGGTGAGGTGACCCGTGTGGCGTCCGCTCTGTTGCCCATGGGCGGAGCCGTATCGGGGGTCGCCGGCAGGAACTGGGCGCTGATCGGCGACGCCGCGGCGTGCGTCAATCCGCTCAACGGCGAGGGCATCGACTACGGACTCGAGGGCGGACGGCTGGTCGCCGGACTGCTCGACTCCGACGACCTCACCGACCTGTGGCCGGCGACGCTGCGCTCCCACTACGGCCGGGCGTTCTCCACCGCACGTCGTCTCGCGAGCCTGCTCACGATCCCGAAGTTCCTGCCGGCGACGGGTCCGATCGCGATGCGGTCGCGAACGATGATGTCGGTCGCGGTGCGGGTGATGGGCAATCTCGTCACCGACGAGGACGCCGACTTCGTCGCCCGGGTGTGGCGGACGAGCGGTCATCTCTCGATGCGCTGGGATCGGCAGCCGCTCTTCGCCTGAACGCCCCCCACAGCGCCCGCCCGGCTACTTGCGCACCGCGCGGTGCAGGGCGGTGATGCCCCCGGTGAGATTGCGCCACTTCACGTCGCTCCAGCCCGCGGCCTCGATGCGCCGGGCGAGCTGTTCCTGATCGGGCCAGGCCCGGATCGATTCGGCGAGGTAGACGTAGGCGTCGGGATTGCTGCTGACCGCCCGCGCGACCCGCGGCAGCGTCCGCATCAGGTACTCCATGTAGACGGTGCGCAGCGGTTCCCGCACCGGCGTGGAGAACTCGCACACGACGAGGCGTCCACCGGGCTTGACCACCCGGGCGATCTCGCGCAGCCCCTCGTCCGGATCGGCGACGTTGCGCAGGCCGAAGGAGATGGTCGCGGCGTCGAAGACGGCGTCGGCGAACGGCAGTCGCATCGCGTCGCCCGCGACCATGGGGACGTTGCGGAACTCACCGGCGTGCAGCATGCCCTTGGAGAAGTCGGTGGCGACGACCCACGCTCCGGACCGTCCGAGTTCGACGGTGGACACCCCGGTGCCGGCGGCCAGGTCGAGCACGCGCTCGCCGGGCTTCAGGCCGAGTGCCGCACGGGTCGCGCGACGCCACCCGCGGTCCTGCCCGAACGACAGGACGGTGTTGGTCAGGTCGTAGCGTGCAGCGACCCCGTCGAACATGGACGCGACCTCACGCGGGTCCTTGTCGAGCGACGCGCGTGATCCGTGAGTTGTTGCCACGGCCGAAACGTTACCCGCTCCCCTGCGCCACCCCGGCGGTCGTGCCGCCCCGGAGGCGACGTCGCGACGAACGTTGCGTTCGTCACACCTGCAGCTGCCGATCCTTCTCCTCGGAGGTGGCCGCAGCAGCCGCGCCCCCCTTCCGCCGGAGCCAGATCGACACGGGCGTGGCGATCAGCCATGTGACGACAATCACCGATCCGGTGGGGATCAGCGCGACGCGGGCGTCACGTCCGGTCACACGGACGAGATCGGGATCACTCCGGGCGTATTCGACGGCGATCCGCTGCCCGGTGGCCAACCCCGTCGGATACAGAACACCGAGCTCGGGATTGTGCGTCACCCCATCGGGAGTGACGAAACTCACCGCGGACCGCAGGGATCCGGCCGAGAGCACCTCGGCGACGGCCGTGCCCGTGTCGGAGCGGATGGTGAGGTCGTTCCGGAGGGCGCCGAGGAACAGGATCACCGCGAGGGCGGAGATCGCCGCCGCGACGATGAGAACCGCGCGCCGCGCGCGCTCGGGTCCGCTCACAGCTGCGCCCGCACCGCCGCGTGCAGTTCGCGCAACCCGGCCCGATCCGTGGTGACCTCGACCACACGGATGCCCGCGGGCGGCACCGTGTCGTCCGCGAGGGTGAGGGCGAGGCCCTGCAGATCCACCCGCTCGTGCGGGACGCGGTAGGCCGCGCACAGTGCCGCGAGGTCCATGCCGTGCGGCGTGCCGAAGACACGCTCGAAGACACCTGCGTACTGCGGGTCGCCCTGTTCGAGCAGTTCGAAGATTCCGCCGCCGTCGTCGTTCGCGACGACGATGGTGAGGTTCTGCGGACGCGGCTCCGACGGTCCGATGAGCAGGCCTGCGGCATCGTGCAGGAAGGTCAGGTCGCCGAGCAGTGCGACGGTCCGTCCCTGTTCGTAGGCGAGTGCGGCACCGACGGCGGTGGAGACCGTGCCGTCGATCCCGGCGACACCGCGGTTGGACAACACCTTCACGTCGGGCTTCGGGTAGCTCACGAGCGCCGCGTCGCGCACCGGGTTCGATGCCCCGAGCAGCAGTTGGTCGCCGGGCTTCAGCGAATCCGTCACCACCGCGGCGACGTGCAGTCCGGTTGCCTTCGGGTGCCCGTCGAGCTGGGCGCGCACGGCCTTGTCGGTGTGCGCCGACAGCTGGCGGCATCGTTCGAGCCACGCCTCGTCGGGTGTTCCCGACACCACGGCACGGGTGCCGGTCGCGATGACGTTGCCCGAGACGTCGGGCCAGCGCGGGCCGGTGGTCAGGGCGTAGACGGTGACGGCGGGGTCGGCGAGCAGGTTCGACACCGGCCGGTGCAGCGTGGGCCGGCCGGTGATGATCGCCTGGCGCGGCTTCAGGTGCGGCAGCGCCATCGGATGCACCGGGATGCCGTGCAGCGGTGCGGTGGGTTCGGCGACGGTCGGCAGCCCGGACAGCTCGGGGCGATGGGCGGAGCCGTGACCGGAGACGACGATCGTGTCGGGGGTCAGATCGATCTCGAGCGGGACGTCGAGGGTGGCGTTCACCGTGGTGGTCCAGGCCTTGCCGTCGGGACGTCCCTCGGGCACCGGTCCCTTCGCGTCGAGCTCGGGCACGAGCGGTTCGCGCAGCGGGATGTCGAAGTGGACCGGGCCGGCGTTGCCCGATCGGGTTCCGCGGGCGGCGGCGAGAACCCGGGAGACCGCCGAACGCCACTGGCTGTTCTGTTCGATGCCTTCGGCGAGTCCGAGGCTGATGGTCGCGCGTACCTGGGTGCCGAACATCCCGAGCTGTTCGACGGTCTGGTTCGCGCCGGATCCGAGCAGTTCGTAGGGGCGATTGGCGCTGAGTACGACCAGCGGCACGCGAGCGTAGTTCGCCTCGAGCACGGCCGGCGCGAGGTTGGCCACGGCAGTACCGGAGGTCATGACGACCGGTACGGGACGACCCGAGGCGAGGGCCAGGCCGATCGCGAGGAATCCGGCGGTGCGCTCGTCGATACGCATGTGCAGGCGCAGACGTCCTGCGCTGTCGGCGGCCTGGAGCGCGAAGGCCAGCGGCGCGTTGCGCGAGCCCGGGCACAGCACGACGTCCCGAACACCGCCCCGGGCGAGTTCGTCGACGACAGCAGTGGCCTGGGCAGTGGACGGATTCACGGAGTCCAGGGTAATTGCGCCGGAAGTGTGGCCGGGTACAGGTGCGGTCAGAATGGAGGCCGTGCGCACAGTCTTCGATCCCGCCGAGTCCGGTCCCGGCCGCTTCTACCGCCTTCTCACCGCGACAATCGTGCCGAGACCGATCGCGTGGGTGTCGACCGAGGCCGAGGACGGTGTGTTCAATCTCGCTCCGTACAGCTTCTTCACGGTGGCGAGTACCGCACCGCCGGTCGTGCAGTTCACGTCCGTGGGCCGGAAGGACAGTCTGCGGAACATCGAGCAGACGGGCGAGTTCGTGATCAACATCGCAACCGTGCCGTTGATGGAGAAGGTCAACGCCTCGTCGGCGGCGTTCCCACACGACATCGACGAGTTCACCGAGGTGGGGCTGCACGCCGAGCCGAGCGAGCGGGTGCGGCCCCCGCGGGTCGCGGAGGCACCGGCCTCGATCGAGTGCCGGCTGCACCGGGTGATCGAGATCGGCGACTCGTTCGTCGTGATGGGCGACGTCCTCGCGGTGACGGTCGATCCGGAGGTGCTCGCGGAGGACGGTGCCCCCGACTTCGCGGCGCTCGGCGCGGTGAGCCGATTGGGACGGACGGAATGGGGCCTGACGCCCGCGGTGCGGAGACTGCAGCGGCCCGGCACTCCCGGGTGAACACAGGTTAGGCTTCGCTGAACGATCGTCGGGATGCTGCACGTCGTCAACGGTGGCATCCGAGCAACCTCGGAGGGCGTATGGCGAAGAGCACCGGAACCGCACGGCGCGATCCCTATCTCAAGCCCGAGTCGCGGCGGATGGCGCGCGCGCAGGTGCTCGCCACCGAGCGGATCAGCCCGACCTTCGTGCGCATCACCGTGGGCGGTGACGACATCGACTCGATCGCGCCGATGGGCTTCGACCACTGGTTCCGGATGTTCTTCCCTACCCCGGAGCAGCAGGAACTCACCCTCCCCGGGGCGACGGACGACCGTTGGTGGCCCGAATACCAGGAACTGCCCGAGGAGCAGCGTCCGGTGTTGCGGAACTACACGTTCCGCCGCGTGCGACCTGCGGGAACCGGGTTGTTCGGCCCGACCACCGAGATCGAGATCGATTTCGCGTCGCACGGCGATCTGGGTCCGGCCTCGGCGTGGGCGGAACGCGCGCAGCCCGGCGA
This window contains:
- the menD gene encoding 2-succinyl-5-enolpyruvyl-6-hydroxy-3-cyclohexene-1-carboxylic-acid synthase — encoded protein: MNPSTAQATAVVDELARGGVRDVVLCPGSRNAPLAFALQAADSAGRLRLHMRIDERTAGFLAIGLALASGRPVPVVMTSGTAVANLAPAVLEANYARVPLVVLSANRPYELLGSGANQTVEQLGMFGTQVRATISLGLAEGIEQNSQWRSAVSRVLAAARGTRSGNAGPVHFDIPLREPLVPELDAKGPVPEGRPDGKAWTTTVNATLDVPLEIDLTPDTIVVSGHGSAHRPELSGLPTVAEPTAPLHGIPVHPMALPHLKPRQAIITGRPTLHRPVSNLLADPAVTVYALTTGPRWPDVSGNVIATGTRAVVSGTPDEAWLERCRQLSAHTDKAVRAQLDGHPKATGLHVAAVVTDSLKPGDQLLLGASNPVRDAALVSYPKPDVKVLSNRGVAGIDGTVSTAVGAALAYEQGRTVALLGDLTFLHDAAGLLIGPSEPRPQNLTIVVANDDGGGIFELLEQGDPQYAGVFERVFGTPHGMDLAALCAAYRVPHERVDLQGLALTLADDTVPPAGIRVVEVTTDRAGLRELHAAVRAQL
- a CDS encoding flavin reductase family protein, yielding MEAVRTVFDPAESGPGRFYRLLTATIVPRPIAWVSTEAEDGVFNLAPYSFFTVASTAPPVVQFTSVGRKDSLRNIEQTGEFVINIATVPLMEKVNASSAAFPHDIDEFTEVGLHAEPSERVRPPRVAEAPASIECRLHRVIEIGDSFVVMGDVLAVTVDPEVLAEDGAPDFAALGAVSRLGRTEWGLTPAVRRLQRPGTPG